From Curtobacterium sp. MCBA15_012:
GGCGCCGGGTCACCAGCCCGGACAGGGCTCCGGCGCACGGCCGACGCCCGCGGGCTCCCGGCCGGTCCTGCCGCTCCGACCGCTCGGGCTCGGCGACGTGCTGTCGGGCGCCTTCACGGTCTTCCGGCGCAACGCGCGGGTCCTGCTGCTCTGGAGCCTGCTGCTCAGCGGCGTGCTCGGGCTGCTGTCGACCCTCGCGAGCACGATCGGGCAGTCGGTGCTGCAGTCGCGGATCTCCTCGGCGCTCGACGGCGGGCGGGGCGGCGACACCGTGGTCGCCGGCTCGATCACCCTCTGGCTGGTGCTGACGGTCGCGCTGCCGTTCCTCACGACGCTCGGCCGTGGCTTCCTGGTCGCCCCGGTCGCCGCGGACACCGGTCAGCGCATCCTCGGACGGCGCGCGACCTTCCGAGGGCTCTGGGCGCTGCTCGCCGGACGACGCCGCTCGGTCGTCGCGTGGATCCTGCTGCAGGCCGGCGCCGGCGTGGTGGTGGGCGTCGTCTTCGGCCTCGTCGTGTTCGGCGCAGCCCTCGCCCTGGGTGCCGGCGGCTCCGGGTTCGACGGTGCCTCGTTCGGCGGGTTCGTCCTGCTCTTCGTGGTGCTCGCGCTGGCGTTCGCGGTCGTCGGCGTGTGGCTCGGGACGAAGTTCGCCTTCACGGTGCCGACGATCGTGCTGGAGGGCCGCACGGTGTTCGCCGCGGCCGCGCAGTCCTGGCGACTGACGCGCGGGGCGTTCTGGCGCACCTTCGGGATCCTGCTGCTCGTCACCGTGGTGTTCGGGTTCGCGGCGTCCATCGCGGCGACGCCGCTGTCCATCGGTGCGCTCCTGCTCGCCGGGACGTTCGACCCGCTCGGGCAGACCGGTGTGTCGACCGGTACCGGGATCGCCGGGGTCGTCGCGCTCGTCGTCGGCAGCCTGCTCGTCACGGCGGTGCAGTGCATCGTCGACGTGCTGACCGGGTCGATCACGACGTTCCTCGCCGTCGACCGACGGATCCGGACCGAGGGACTCGACCAGCGGATCGCCGCACACCTCGAGACCGGGCAGCCCGCCGACCCGTTCGCGCCGGCCGACCCGCTGCCCCGCCCCCGACCGGGCACGTGGCAGCCGCCGCAGCAGTGGCCCGGCCAGCAGTGGCCGGCGCAGCAGCCCCCGGTCCCGCAGCAGTGGCAGGGCCAGCAGCCCGGCCCCCAGCAGCAGCAATGGCACGGCCAGCAGCCGCAGTGGCCCGCGCACCAGCCCCCGGCACCGCAGCAGTGGCCCGGCCAGCAGCCGCCGGCACACGGCGGGCACCTCCCGGGCGGACGCCCGTGACCACCCCCGACGCCGACGAGGCACGCCGACTCCTCGAGCGCGAACTCGAGCGGAGCACGTACGACGGTGCCCAGCCGACGTGGTGGGACCGGGCCTCCCGGTCGGTCCTCGACTGGCTCGGGTCGCTCCGCGGCGACGGGGTCGACTCCCCCGTCCTCGCGCACACCCTGCTGTGGACGGCGGTCGTCGTCCTCGTCGCCGTCGTCGTGCTCGTCGTGGTCGCCCGGGGACTGCCCCGTCGGCGTGCCCGCGTGACCGGTTGGACGGTCGGCGGTGTCCTGGACGGGGACGACCTGCGCTCCGCCCGCACGATCGCCGAGGCCGCACGCGCCGCCCTGCGCGCCGGTGACCACGACACGGCCGTGCTCGAGGGCTACCGCGCCGTGGCGCGCGGCCTCGGCGAGCGCGACCTCGTGCCCGACGTCCCCGGCGCGACCGCACGTGCGATCGCCGGCCGGGCACGCGCGCCGTTCCCGGACCTCGGCGACCGACTCGACGGGGCGGCCGCGGCGTTCGACGCGGTGCGCTACCTCGGTGGGACCGCCGACGAGCGCACGGCCCGCGAGGTCCTCGACACCGAGCAGGCCGTCCGGACCGCCCACCCCGCGCGGCCGGACTCCCCGGCGGTGCCCGCGTGAGCGCCCGGACCGCGACGCCCGCACCGACCGGCACCCCGGCGACCCCGACACCCGCCGGCCGCGCTGCACGGACCCGGCACGTCGGCGCGTGGGTGCTCGTCGTCGCCGTGGCGCTCGTCCTCGCCGTCCTCACGGCCGTCGTGCAGTCCACGACGCCGCCCGGTCGCGACCCGCTCGACCCGCGCTCCGCGACCGCGAGCGGGTCGATGGCGCTCGTCCGGGTGCTCGAGCAGCGCGGGACCCGGGTCGACGTGGTGCGCGACGCCGACCGGGTCGGTGACGGCACGGTCTTCGTCGACGACGTCTCCGGTGTGCTCGACCCCGACGTCGCCCGGCGCCTGGTCCACCGGGCCGAGCACGTGGTCCTCGTCAGCGGGGACCCCCGGGTGCTCGACGCCGTCGGGCTCCCCCTCGAACCGGCCGCCCGGCCCGGCGACGGGGACACCGTGTCGACCGCTCGCTGCGGGATCCCGGCCGCCGCCACCGCCGGCGAGGTCTCCACGGACGGGACCGCCTACGTGCGGACCCCGGGGGGCCCGGGCTCCGACGGCGCGGACGCCGGCACGACCGGGTCGCTCGAGCTCTGCGCCCCGTCCGGCACCGGCGAGGACCGCGCCTGGGGCCTCGCCCGGACGGACACCCCGGCCGGCGACGTCACCCTGGTCGGCACGACCGCCGCGTTCCGCAACGACACCGTGACGACGGCCGGCAACGCCGCGCTCGCGCTCGGTCTGCTCGGACAGGGCGGCGGGACCGACGGCACGGACACCCTCACCTGGTACGTCCCGACCGCGGGGTCCCCGGACGCGGCCCCGACGCTCGGCAGCCTCGCGCCGCCGTGGGTGCCGGGGCTGCTCGGCCTCCTCGGGCTGGTCGTCGTCGCCGCGGCGGTCTGGCGCGGCCGACGCCTCGGACCGCTCGTCGTCGAACGGCTGCCGGTCGTCGTGCGGGCCGCCGAGACCACGGAGGGACGGGCCCGGCTCTACGCCCGCACCCGCGACCGCACGCACGCGCTCGACACCCTCCGCGTGGCCGCGCTCCGCCGCACCGCCCGTCGACTCGGGCTGCCGCGTTCCGCCCACGTCGACGAGGTGGTCCGCGCCGCCGCCCGCGCCACCGGACGCCCCGACCACGACGTGGGCCGGGTGCTGGTCGGCGGGCCGGCCGGCGACGACCGCCGACTGGTCGACGCGGTCGCGGCGCTCGACGCCCTCGAGGCCGCGGTCCGCGCCGCCACCGAGGGCCGGACCCCGGGCACCGGTCCAGGCACCGGCCCCACCGCCACCACCACCATCGACACCGCCACCGCCACCGCCACCGGCCGCGACACCGCGCACGACGACCACCGACGAGGAGCACGCCCGTGACCGACCCCGCCAGCACCCCGGACGACCGGACCGAGCACCCCACCGGCACCGCCCGCCCCACACTCGGCAAGGACGCGGCCGCCCCGGCCCTCGACGCCGACCGTCGTCCCCGCGGCCGTCGCGGCGGCGAGGACGACGCCGCCCTCCGCGACGCCTTCGGCCGGCTCCGCGCCGAGGTCGGCAAGGCCGTCGTCGGCCAGGAGGGCGCGGTCTCCGGGATGATCGTCGGCGTGCTCGCGCAGGGCCACGTCCTGCTCGAGGGCGTCCCCGGCGTCGCCAAGACCCTGCTCGTGCGGAGCCTCGCAGCAGCGATGTCGCTCGACACCAAGCGCGTCCAGTTCACCCCGGACCTCATGCCCGGCGACGTCACCGGTTCGCTCGTGTACGACGCCTCGACGGGCACCTTCCCGTTCCGCGAGGGCCCCGTGTTCACGAACGTGCTCCTCGCTGACGAGGTCAACCGGACGCCCCCGAAGACGCAGTCCGCCCTGCTCGAGGCGATGGAGGAACGCCAGGTCAGCGTCGACGGCGCGGCCCGACCGCTGCCGGACCCGTTCTTCGTCGCGGCGACCATGAACCCGATAGAGTTCGAGGGCACCTACACGCTCCCCGAGGCGCAGCTCGACCGCTTCCTCATGAAGCTCGTCCTCGAGGTCCCGCCCCGCGACGTCGAGTGGCAGGTGCTCCGTCGCCACGCCGACGGCTTCGTCCCCCGCGACGTCCGGTCCGCCGGGGTCTCCCCCGTGCTCGGCGTGGACGAGGTCCTCGCCGCGCAGCGCGCCGTCGGTGCCGTCGGTGCCCGTGACGACGTGCTCGCGTACATCGTCGACCTGGCCCGAGCGACCCGGCAGGCACCGTCCGTGCGCGTCGGGGTGAGCCCGCGTGGCGCGACCGCCCTGCTCGCGGCCGCGAAGGCCTGGGCGTGGCTCACCGGCTACGACGCGATCACCCCGGACCACGTGCAGGCGATGGTCGTCCCGGTGTGGCGGCACCGCCTCCGGGTCGCCGCGGACGCCGAGCTCGAGGGCGTCGGCGCCGACGGGGTGCTGCAGCAGGTCCTCGAGCAGGTGCGGGTGCCGATCTAGTGGCGATCTCCGGCCGGTTCGTCGCGCTCCTCGCGGTCGCCGTCGTGCCCACCGTGCTGCTCGGCAGCGCCTGGGCGGGCCTCGCGTGGGCCGGAGTCGTCGTGCTCGGTGCCGTCGTCGACGTCCTGCTGGCCGCCGACCCCGCGCGCGTCCGGGTGGAACGACGCATGCCCCGGCTCGCGCGCCGTGACGCCACCGCCGACGGCACCCTCGTGCTCGCGAACGACGGCACCCGTCGCCTGCGCGCGGTCGTCCGGGACATGTGGGAGCCGTCCGCCGGTCACGAGCCCCGGCGGATCCGCACCGACGTCCCGGCCGGCGAGCGGCGCACCGCCCGGATGCGCTTCACGCCCTTCCGTCGCGGCCGCCGCCGCACCGCCGGCGTCGCGGTCCGCGCGTTCGGGCCGCTCGGCCTCGCGGCCCGGCAGCGCGTCGTGCCGGCGCCGGGCGAGCTCGTCGTGACGCCGCCGTTCCGCTCGCGACGGCACCTCCCGTCCCGCCTCGCGCGGTTGCGCGAGCTCGACGGCGAGACCACCCTGCAGCTGCGCGGACACGGCACCGAGTTCGACTCCCTCCGCGACTACGTGCGCGGCGACGACGTCCGGTCGATCGACTGGCGCGCCACGGCCCGTCGGCAGGACCTCGTGGTCCGGACGTGGCGTCCGGAGCGCGACCGCCGCGTCGTGGTCGTCGTCGACGCCGGTCGCGCGGGCGCGGGACGCGTCGAGGACGAGCCCCGCCTGGACACCTTCATCGAGGCCGCCCTGCTCCTCGGTGCCCTCGCCGCCGCGGCCGGCGACCGGGTCGACCTCGTCGTGCTCGACGACGCCGTCCGCGAGCGCGTGCACGGGGCCACCCGCGCCGACGTGGTGCAGCGCTTCGGCGAGGCGCTGTCCGCCGCCGAGCCGGGCATCCGGGCCACCGACTGGTCGCTCGTCCCCGGCGTGGTCGACGGCATCACCACCTCGCGCGCCCTCGTGGTGCTGCTCACCGGCCTCGAGTCCGTCGGGGCGTCGGGCGACGTGCTCGCCGTCCTGCCCCGTCTGGCCCGACGGCACGCCGTCGTGGTCACCGGCGTCGACGACCCGGCGGTCCAGCGGACCGCCTCCGGCGCACCCGGGACGACCGACGACGCGGTCGCGACCCGCTCCACACGCCGGCGACGGCACGGGCGGGTGCCGGGCCTCCCGTCCGGCGCGGAGCGCGACGTCTACCGCAGGGCCGCCGCGGAACGCACCCTGCTCGACGCCGACGGCGTCGCCGACGTGGCTCGCCGCGCCGGGGCGGAGGTCGTGCGCGGCACGCCCACCGACGTCCCGCCGCTGGTCGCCGACGCGTACATCCGCGCGAAGGCGGGCGGTCGCCTGTAGCGGCCGGGAGGCGCGCCCCGCGCCCGCCCCGTCGGACCGGTGAGCCGTCGGACCGGTCCGCCGTCGGTGCGGTCGGGTCAGCCGGCCGTCAGCGCGGTCGCGCCGCGCTCGAACTCCTCGACGTCGCCGCGCTGTCCGGCACGGTGGGCCCGGCCGCCGAGCACCCACTGGTACCAGAGCACCGCCGCGAGGGCGACCGTGCCGATCCCGATCTTGACGGGCCACGGCCAGTCCTGCCGGGTCACGACGCCCTCGATCAGCCC
This genomic window contains:
- a CDS encoding glycerophosphoryl diester phosphodiesterase membrane domain-containing protein: MSDWQVPGAPGSRGEDDRTGGPAHDRGQQQPGGWPGQQQPGTWSGGPGAPGHQPGQGSGARPTPAGSRPVLPLRPLGLGDVLSGAFTVFRRNARVLLLWSLLLSGVLGLLSTLASTIGQSVLQSRISSALDGGRGGDTVVAGSITLWLVLTVALPFLTTLGRGFLVAPVAADTGQRILGRRATFRGLWALLAGRRRSVVAWILLQAGAGVVVGVVFGLVVFGAALALGAGGSGFDGASFGGFVLLFVVLALAFAVVGVWLGTKFAFTVPTIVLEGRTVFAAAAQSWRLTRGAFWRTFGILLLVTVVFGFAASIAATPLSIGALLLAGTFDPLGQTGVSTGTGIAGVVALVVGSLLVTAVQCIVDVLTGSITTFLAVDRRIRTEGLDQRIAAHLETGQPADPFAPADPLPRPRPGTWQPPQQWPGQQWPAQQPPVPQQWQGQQPGPQQQQWHGQQPQWPAHQPPAPQQWPGQQPPAHGGHLPGGRP
- a CDS encoding DUF4129 domain-containing protein, giving the protein MTTPDADEARRLLERELERSTYDGAQPTWWDRASRSVLDWLGSLRGDGVDSPVLAHTLLWTAVVVLVAVVVLVVVARGLPRRRARVTGWTVGGVLDGDDLRSARTIAEAARAALRAGDHDTAVLEGYRAVARGLGERDLVPDVPGATARAIAGRARAPFPDLGDRLDGAAAAFDAVRYLGGTADERTAREVLDTEQAVRTAHPARPDSPAVPA
- a CDS encoding DUF4350 domain-containing protein, translating into MSARTATPAPTGTPATPTPAGRAARTRHVGAWVLVVAVALVLAVLTAVVQSTTPPGRDPLDPRSATASGSMALVRVLEQRGTRVDVVRDADRVGDGTVFVDDVSGVLDPDVARRLVHRAEHVVLVSGDPRVLDAVGLPLEPAARPGDGDTVSTARCGIPAAATAGEVSTDGTAYVRTPGGPGSDGADAGTTGSLELCAPSGTGEDRAWGLARTDTPAGDVTLVGTTAAFRNDTVTTAGNAALALGLLGQGGGTDGTDTLTWYVPTAGSPDAAPTLGSLAPPWVPGLLGLLGLVVVAAAVWRGRRLGPLVVERLPVVVRAAETTEGRARLYARTRDRTHALDTLRVAALRRTARRLGLPRSAHVDEVVRAAARATGRPDHDVGRVLVGGPAGDDRRLVDAVAALDALEAAVRAATEGRTPGTGPGTGPTATTTIDTATATATGRDTAHDDHRRGARP
- a CDS encoding MoxR family ATPase; its protein translation is MTDPASTPDDRTEHPTGTARPTLGKDAAAPALDADRRPRGRRGGEDDAALRDAFGRLRAEVGKAVVGQEGAVSGMIVGVLAQGHVLLEGVPGVAKTLLVRSLAAAMSLDTKRVQFTPDLMPGDVTGSLVYDASTGTFPFREGPVFTNVLLADEVNRTPPKTQSALLEAMEERQVSVDGAARPLPDPFFVAATMNPIEFEGTYTLPEAQLDRFLMKLVLEVPPRDVEWQVLRRHADGFVPRDVRSAGVSPVLGVDEVLAAQRAVGAVGARDDVLAYIVDLARATRQAPSVRVGVSPRGATALLAAAKAWAWLTGYDAITPDHVQAMVVPVWRHRLRVAADAELEGVGADGVLQQVLEQVRVPI
- a CDS encoding DUF58 domain-containing protein; the protein is MAISGRFVALLAVAVVPTVLLGSAWAGLAWAGVVVLGAVVDVLLAADPARVRVERRMPRLARRDATADGTLVLANDGTRRLRAVVRDMWEPSAGHEPRRIRTDVPAGERRTARMRFTPFRRGRRRTAGVAVRAFGPLGLAARQRVVPAPGELVVTPPFRSRRHLPSRLARLRELDGETTLQLRGHGTEFDSLRDYVRGDDVRSIDWRATARRQDLVVRTWRPERDRRVVVVVDAGRAGAGRVEDEPRLDTFIEAALLLGALAAAAGDRVDLVVLDDAVRERVHGATRADVVQRFGEALSAAEPGIRATDWSLVPGVVDGITTSRALVVLLTGLESVGASGDVLAVLPRLARRHAVVVTGVDDPAVQRTASGAPGTTDDAVATRSTRRRRHGRVPGLPSGAERDVYRRAAAERTLLDADGVADVARRAGAEVVRGTPTDVPPLVADAYIRAKAGGRL